The Meriones unguiculatus strain TT.TT164.6M chromosome 6, Bangor_MerUng_6.1, whole genome shotgun sequence genomic interval GACCCCGTGGCACTGAGCTCTGAATGGAGATGTTCAGGCAGGAGCTGCAGAAGAGAGAAGCCCAAGGCTTGTTCTCACGGTGGAGGGACCCCAATCCAGCTGATGAATGTGTCAAGACCTGGCCTGAGCCCTGCAATCCCTTTTGTGCAAGAGGGACTAAGTTTGGCATTAGGAGCAGGGGCCTAAAGATGGGTCTCTGGGGACAGGGATACTACGCCACCACACCAGAGAATCTTTCTGAATGGAAGGTAGGGAAGTTAGGGGCTGAGTTCTCTGTGGATGTAATATCCACAGGGTGAATCTGTGGTTGGTAAGTGTCTTTATTGGGAGGGAGATCCAGCCCCCCTGACTTTGCCAGCACCCTAGTTCATAAGGATTTCGATGTCAAGCTCCAGCTggctggctttgacctcataGTGGCCCCTGAGCATGCCTCGGGTCTGGTTTTTTCGGCCACGCCAGTGAGCCTGGATGGTGCAGACTGCTCGGCGCATCTGGAGGAATCGTCTGCGGGCCTGCCACATGCGAACGTTTGCCTGCACCTTCACCACTGCCCATTCCTGGCAGGTGTAGAGTCGTAGCGCCAGG includes:
- the Iqcf6 gene encoding IQ domain-containing protein F6 — protein: MDIQTVSTALLEETGPVDNEQNVKLEKTAIKIQSWWRGNVVRRSLLHAALGAWAIQCWWRSLQTKMVEQRRRLALRLYTCQEWAVVKVQANVRMWQARRRFLQMRRAVCTIQAHWRGRKNQTRGMLRGHYEVKASQLELDIEILMN